Proteins from a single region of Paramormyrops kingsleyae isolate MSU_618 chromosome 9, PKINGS_0.4, whole genome shotgun sequence:
- the LOC111851155 gene encoding zona pellucida sperm-binding protein 3-like: MQESQELPQGVTSFTPGPVETPVVTPGTEEVLLVMLGPAGPPVVLPGTEEVLFVTPGPAEGPAVMRVPAVTPGPAEGPAVTRVPAVTPGPAEGPAAMRVPAVTEGPAAMRVPAVTPGPAAMRVPAVMRVPVVTPGPVETPGPVETPGPVETPGPVVTPGPVEGPAVSVVTSAAAGPFVVMPGAEEAPVSQWQHVQVQQLPFMEQQPGFSQELIAQSFVPRWHKVPQPQYLGLQDQVVKPQPWDPVSHRQLQPSMWTRAEQPKSDQKVLRLQSNPTAEKHLQRPEAEVQPVLAECQERSVLVAVRRDSLGFGQLIQPTEVHLGGCAPKGQDASAQLLLFESELHGCGSTLTMTKDFLVYTFTLKYEPQEMLSAPIVRMNSATVRIECTYLRKHKVSSGALKPTWIPFYTSLSAEQLFVFSLRFMNDDWLSEKSSKVYVLGDVMNIEVSVSSANHVPLRVFVDSCVATSAPDVNTAPRYTFIQNHGCLTDAKMTASRSRFLPRTQDDKLHMQLDAFRFSQAPHSSVYLTCFLKAAATSAPSDSQYKACFFSAPANRWMAVDWDSNVCTCCDFDCAPRKARGLADSAMYWEGQSTLGPVSVLEKPGQNDLLPQQGMFKW, from the exons ATGCAAGAGTCTCAGGAGCTGCCTCAAGGGGTGACATCATTCACACCAGGACCTGTGGAGACACCTGTGGTCACGCCGGGAACTGAGGAGGTGCTTTTGGTCATGCTGGGACCTGCAGGGCCACCTGTAGTTTTGCCAGGAACTGAGGAGGTCCTATTTGTTACACCGGGACCTGCGGAGGGGCCTGCGGTGATGCGAGTACCTGCAGTGACGCCGGGACCTGCGGAGGGGCCTGCGGTGACGCGAGTACCTGCGGTGACGCCGGGACCTGCGGAGGGACCTGCGGCGATGCGAGTACCTGCGGTGACGGAGGGGCCTGCGGCGATGCGAGTACCTGCGGTGACGCCGGGACCTGCGGCGATGCGAGTACCTGCGGTGATGCGAGTACCTGTGGTGACGCCGGGGCCTGTGGAGACGCCGGGGCCTGTGGAGACGCCGGGGCCTGTGGAGACGCCGGGGCCTGTGGTGACGCCGGGGCCTGTGGAGGGACCTGCAGTATCTGTGGTCACGTCGGCAGCTGCGGGGCCATTTGTAGTGATGCCCGGAGCAGAGGAGGCGCCTGTGTCCCAATGGCAGCATGTTCAGGTACAACAGCTTCCTTTCATGGAGCAGCAGCCTGGGTTTTCCCAGGAACTTATAGCACAGTCCTTTGTACCACGATGGCACAAGGTCCCACAGCCACAGTACCTGGGGCTGCAAGATCAGGTGGTGAAACCGCAGCCCTGGGATCCGGTTTCTCATAGACAGCTGCAGCCCAGCATGTGGACTCGGGCTGAACAGCCCAAATCTGACCAGAAGGTCCTGAGGCTACAAAGCAACCCTACTGCTGAAAAACATCTGCAGAGACCTGAAGCTGAAGTGCAGCCTGTCCTGGCAGAGTGCCAGGAGAGATCCGTCCTGGTGGCGGTGCGGAGGGACTCGCTGGGCTTTGGCCAGCTGATCCAGCCCACTGAGGTGCACTTGGGAGGCTGCGCTCCGAAGGGGCAGGATGCTTCTGCTCAGCTGCTGCTGTTCGAGTCGGAGCTGCACGGCTGTGGCAGCACCCTGACG ATGACCAAGGACTTCCTTGTGTACACCTTCACCCTGAAGTACGAACCACAAGAAATGCTCTCTGCTCCTATTGTGAGGATGAACAGTGCGACAGTCAGGATTGAGTGCACCTACTTGAG GAAACACAAGGTGAGCAGCGGCGCCCTAAAGCCGACCTGGATCCCCTTCTACACGTCGCTGTCTGCGGAGCAGCTCTTTGTCTTTTCCCTGAGGTTCATGAATG ATGACTGGCTGTCGGAGAAGTCTTCCAAAGTCTATGTGCTGGGAGATGTCATGAACATCGAAGTCTCGGTCTCCTCAGCCAACCACGTACCTCTCCGCGTCTTTGTGGACAGCTGCGTGGCGACCTCAGCTCCAGATGTTAACACCGCTCCCAGATATACCTTCATCCAGAACCATGG CTGTCTGACTGACGCCAAGATGACAGCCTCGCGCTCCAGGTTCCTGCCCAGAACCCAAGACGATAAGCTGCACATGCAGCTGGATGCTTTCAGGTTCTCTCAGGCCCCCCACAGCTCA GTTTACCTTACCTGCTTCTTGAAGGCAGCTGCAACTTCCGCTCCCAGTGACTCCCAATACAAGGCCTGTTTCTTCTCTGCCCCAGCCAACAG GTGGATGGCTGTTGACTGGGACAGCAATGTGTGCACCTGCTGTGACTTTGACTGTGCTCCCAGGAAGGCCAGAGGTCTGGCTGACTCAG CAATGTACTGGGAGGGCCAATCGACGCTTGGCCCAGTCTCTGTCCTTGAAAAGCCTGGGCAGAATGATCTCCTTCCACAGCAGGGGATGTTTAAGTGGTGA